The following nucleotide sequence is from Planctomycetota bacterium.
CGACGGAACCGGGAGTAGTACTCGTCCGCGGTGGCCACCCGGAACCTCACGGGCACGGGACCATTGTCGTCGCGCGGGATCGAAGCACGAAGCAGCCCGCGCCCGACCCTGATCCGATCCTGGGCGATCGTGATCCGGAACCGACGCACAACGATCGGACGGAGGAGGATCGTGGCGAGCAGCGCGGCGAGACGAGCAATGGGCACGCATCCGATCCACAGCGCCAGCGAGAGTGCCCCCAGGTGCCAGTCGATCGGCGAGGTGGGGTCGTAGCGGATCGCTCGGTCGAATTCCGCGAACTCGTTGGCCAGCAAGTCGCCAAGCCACAGGCGCACCGAGACCGCACGACCGGCGATCCCGTACACGAACGTGCCGTCAGCGACCCGGGAGATCTTCGGAGCCCACCAGCCGACCGTCGCCACACCCATTGCGGCCAGACCCAGGGCGACAACCGCGATCAGGCTGATACGCTGGATCGCCGCCCAGGCCCCGACGGTCAGGCAGCGGCCCTCGACCCGATATCCGCGGCCCCTGCGCATCGGCCGCATCGCGGGCCAGTTATGGAAGTTGCGTCGTTGTCTATGCCCTCGCATGCAGCCTCCTAAACACATCGTGCTGGTCGTAGAACGCCCGCTGCAGGATCACCGGGCCGATCCGTGGCAGGAAGACGAGCTGGCGGAGCAGCGGATCGTCGCGATCGAAGATCTCCGCGATCTCCGCGGCGCTCAGCAAGGGGTGCGGCTGCATCGTGAACGACTGGCCGAGCTCGCCGTGGTTCACCGCAGCGTCGAGCGTCGGGGACCGGTGCGCCGGGCTGTAGACGAGCGTCTGGCCCAGCCGCTTCTCGATGTAGTCCAGGGTGAACTGGTCGTTGTTGCCGAAGAAGGTGAGCACCGAGGCGTTCCCGAGGAACGACTCCCACCGCTTCCCGTATATCGTTGCGGGCTGGTTCAGGTCCTGCCAGATGGGCCAGAGCTTCACGCCGAGACCAGCGACCTGTCCAACTGCGACCTCCAAGCGCTCGAGCCGCCCCAAAACTGCTGCTTCGTCAAGAACCATCAACAGGCGATCCCCGCCCTTCTGGTGCTGGAAGTCGCGGCGGTGCGTGTTGGACTCGAAGGCGTTCAGGGTGAGATTTACGAAGAGCCGCAGCCACCCGGCGCAGCTCCCCATCATCATCGCCGGCAGCGACAGATACAGCGTCGCCCGCTCGCGTTGCAGCAGGCCCAGGTCGAACGGCCCGTCCTCGAGGACCCTCTGCATCCGCGGGTAGCCGAGGAAGTGCAGGTGACGCCGGCCCGTCGAGATCACGCCGGAGCGTTCCTTGTCGCTCTTGGAGTAGAACGCCATCGCCCCGGCCGCCACGGCCCCGTGGGCGGTGGTCGCCGAGCCCATCCAGTCGGCGAACTCATCGCTCTCGACATCGATCATCATCACGCGATGGACGGTGGCCAGGTTCCGCCGGCCCGCGTAGTCGGGCGCCGTGCAGACGTGCAGGATCACCGCTTCGAGGAACTGCTTGAAGGCCTCGGACCAGTGGACGTCGCGCTCCTCGGTCGTAACGACCAGGGCGTCGGCAATCAGCGAGGCGGCGATGATCATCGCGTCCACGTCGGCGGGATCGATCCACTGGAGCGGGTTGAAGGAGCTGGCGTACTCTCCTACAGCGCCGCCGGCGGCATCGAAGGGATCGAGCAGGAACACTTTCTGCGACCTGGCCCTGTGGTGGGCCGTCTCCACCGCGAGATCACCCTTGGGGTCGATCGCAATCACGCTGCCGGCGTAAGTGATCAGGTTGTTGATGATGTGCGAGCGGCCCTTGCCGGCCCGGTTGCCGGCGACGGTGCAGAGGTGTCGGTCGTCCCCGTAGCCGATGAGTTCGCCGCCCATCGTGGCTCGAGTGACCCGACCGCCTTTTGCACGGTTCTCCCGCACATTGGCGTTCACGACGCCGAGGAAGATCTTGCCCGAGGGGTTCGACGGATCGAAAAGAAGCTGCGGGTTCGCGGCCAGTTCCTCCGGGGTCGGCCAGCGGCGCAGCGCCGCCGTAGGCACGTCGCCGACACCGCGACGGAGGCCCCGGAAGAGCGGGTGCACTGAGACTCCAGTAGTTCGGGATTTTTTTGATCTGCGACGAATGAGTAACTCCTGATCGGGTTGCGTGAGCGACCGGCAGCGACGAACCGGCTCGCGCCGAGGCACTACCTTCTCTTACGATTCAGGTCCCGAACCGCTTGATGTAGAACGCCGCTTCGCAGACGCATCGATCTCGACGCTCGCAGCACGCGTATTAGCCTGCGGCGCACTCGGGTGCCCACAGTTTCGCCACCGTGAGTGCGTGGGCGTAGCCGCACCGCACGGCGGCGCGCCCGATATTCACGCGATTACCGACCTTCCAACCGGGAATCGCGATCACCCTCGCACCCTGGTCATCGATATCCTGCTCGGCGAGGCCGATGAGCCGGCTGCCGATGCCCTGGCGTTGCCACCGGGAGCGCACGCAGATCGTCTCCATCACACCGACATCGCCGGCACGGTCGGTGCTCACGATGGACACCGGCATCCGGGACGGCGGTATGCGGGGCTCGCGCGAGGCCTGGCCGGCATCGATCAAGAAGCCCCCCAGGAACGCGATTACCATCCCCTCGACGTCCATGGCGATCCAGACGACCGGATCTTGTCGTCGGGCCATCGATGCGAACACCTCTCGCTCGTAGCCGGGCGTGCGGAAGCACTCGTCCAGCACGATCTCGATCGATGGCGCAAATCGGTGCAGCATGGCTCCGGAGACCCGCTGCACCTGGAGGCCACGCGTCTTGAACCGGCCGCCCGGTCGTTCCGCCGAAATCGTTAGCATCCGTAACTCCTTTCAGCTCCGGTGGCACCGCGTCGATGGCACGCGCACGTCGCCGCTGCTTCGTCTGGTCCACGCCTCTCCGGCGCGGCGAAAGGGCAACCAATCGGATCTCTCCGATCGATCACCGGCGGGGTGCTACCTGCGCTCGCCGCCTCGGGTCACGTCGGCGGCCTGCCGGACGATCGAATCCGCCAGCTCACGCACCGATCCGAACGGCGCGACGCGATCGGGACCCGCCAGACGGGCGAAGCCCGGATCCTGTCCATTCCCGACGTCAATCCCCAGGACCGAGCGACCCTCGGCCGCTTCGGACCACGCGTGCAGGTCGGCGAGCAACTGTGCGAAGCGCCCCCGATCCCGGTCGGCTTCGGCGGTCGTGTCACCCACGAGCACAATGCTGGCGAAGGTCGATCGGCGAAGATCCGAGTCCACGAGCTGCATGCCGACGCGCAGCGCGGCATCTGGGTCCACCGTCGACCGCATGGGCTCGACCCCACCCAGGAACGCGCCGAGCCGTCGGCTGCTCCGGCCGCCATCGCTGTCCTCGGTCCGGATGTCGGTCCAGCCCAGGACGGGCAGTGGCTGCTCTCGGAAGGGCACGACGGCGACGCGGATCCGCGCCCCGGCCTCGTAGAGACGCTCGGCCAGCACGGGGATCTCCGATCGGATCTGATCGAATACCTGCTGCATCGACGCGCTCGCGTCGACCACGAAGACGATCGACCAGGTGTTGGCCAACCCAGACGCATCTTCGACCCGGAGGATCTGCCGGCGAAGATCGTCAGAATCGAAGATCACGTGCTCGATGGGCTCGGTCGAGCCGCTCTTGAAGCTGACCAGCACGTCGTTGGCGTGCGCACTCCAGGACGTGAGCACAACACCGCGCTGCTGGCAGTACAGGGTCCAGAACTCCCGAATCCGCAGCCGATGGCCATCGTCCACGATCGGCGTGAGATTCAGCCAGTCCAACCGCGTATTGCGAAGACGACGGGCATCCGCCGTGCCGTACACCGAGTGGCTCCGTGCAGCGGCGACGTGCCCGGCGCTCGGGTACTCGCCCGCCACGAAGTCGTAGCGAGCGTCCGTGCCGTCGCCGAACAAGGCCGATCCAATCAGCAGGATCCGCGTCTCGCTGAACCTGCGATCGGACGACACCGTGGCCTGGTACACGCTATCGAGGAGATTCGGCAGGTGCACCGAATATGGCAGCAGCGTTGATCGAGCGGAGTCGTAGTAACGACGAATCGCCGCGAGTTGCTTGACGACGTGCTTGGCCTTGCCGCGTGCGGATGCAGATGCCGGCATGGCGAACGACGCGACCGGTGCCTGCGTGAGCGCGTCGATGACGCGTACCTCGTCGCCGTGCTCCACATGCATCCCCACCTCGGCCACTGACTGGAGGATGAGGATCAGGTCCTCATCGTCAGCTTGCGGCGGGCCGGCGACGACGTGCAGAGTCTGGCCCGCCGCAGCGTGAACCAGCGCAAGGGTTACGACGAACGCGATGGATGCGATTCGCTTGTTCATGAGATCATCCTCCGAAGGTGGAACCGTTGATGAACGACGACATCAAGATGGGTTGGGGTGCAGGCGTCTGAGCCGATGGTGACCGCTGGTGGTGGAAGACGGCCGCGAGGACCGCGTCGGCGTAGACCTGGGCCCCGCGTTCCAGCTCGCCCTGGAGGCCCTCCAGCGCGGCCTTGGCCTCGGCGACACCGGCCCGCTCATCCGAGATCGCACGGAGCTCCTCGGCCTGGCTGTCGAAGTACCCCGATCGTGAAGATCCGACCCGGCGGGTTTCAATAAGTACCTTGTCGCCGATCAGCTTGAAGCTCGCCGCCGCAAGCACGTCGAGCAAGAGCATGACGATCGAGTACAGCAGCGGGAAGTCGAGGCCCAGGATCGGCTCCGCGGCTGGAACACCGCTCAGAGCTGCGATCACCCCCGCGGCGATCACGTCCGCCGGATCCTCCATCGCCTGCTTACCAACGAGGACGGCGGTCAACGGGATCCACAGCGCGAGCGCAACCAACGCG
It contains:
- a CDS encoding type IV secretory system conjugative DNA transfer family protein, whose translation is MPRREPVRRCRSLTQPDQELLIRRRSKKSRTTGVSVHPLFRGLRRGVGDVPTAALRRWPTPEELAANPQLLFDPSNPSGKIFLGVVNANVRENRAKGGRVTRATMGGELIGYGDDRHLCTVAGNRAGKGRSHIINNLITYAGSVIAIDPKGDLAVETAHHRARSQKVFLLDPFDAAGGAVGEYASSFNPLQWIDPADVDAMIIAASLIADALVVTTEERDVHWSEAFKQFLEAVILHVCTAPDYAGRRNLATVHRVMMIDVESDEFADWMGSATTAHGAVAAGAMAFYSKSDKERSGVISTGRRHLHFLGYPRMQRVLEDGPFDLGLLQRERATLYLSLPAMMMGSCAGWLRLFVNLTLNAFESNTHRRDFQHQKGGDRLLMVLDEAAVLGRLERLEVAVGQVAGLGVKLWPIWQDLNQPATIYGKRWESFLGNASVLTFFGNNDQFTLDYIEKRLGQTLVYSPAHRSPTLDAAVNHGELGQSFTMQPHPLLSAAEIAEIFDRDDPLLRQLVFLPRIGPVILQRAFYDQHDVFRRLHARA
- a CDS encoding GNAT family N-acetyltransferase, with the protein product MQRVSGAMLHRFAPSIEIVLDECFRTPGYEREVFASMARRQDPVVWIAMDVEGMVIAFLGGFLIDAGQASREPRIPPSRMPVSIVSTDRAGDVGVMETICVRSRWQRQGIGSRLIGLAEQDIDDQGARVIAIPGWKVGNRVNIGRAAVRCGYAHALTVAKLWAPECAAG
- a CDS encoding vWA domain-containing protein, whose product is MNKRIASIAFVVTLALVHAAAGQTLHVVAGPPQADDEDLILILQSVAEVGMHVEHGDEVRVIDALTQAPVASFAMPASASARGKAKHVVKQLAAIRRYYDSARSTLLPYSVHLPNLLDSVYQATVSSDRRFSETRILLIGSALFGDGTDARYDFVAGEYPSAGHVAAARSHSVYGTADARRLRNTRLDWLNLTPIVDDGHRLRIREFWTLYCQQRGVVLTSWSAHANDVLVSFKSGSTEPIEHVIFDSDDLRRQILRVEDASGLANTWSIVFVVDASASMQQVFDQIRSEIPVLAERLYEAGARIRVAVVPFREQPLPVLGWTDIRTEDSDGGRSSRRLGAFLGGVEPMRSTVDPDAALRVGMQLVDSDLRRSTFASIVLVGDTTAEADRDRGRFAQLLADLHAWSEAAEGRSVLGIDVGNGQDPGFARLAGPDRVAPFGSVRELADSIVRQAADVTRGGERR